The following proteins come from a genomic window of Maylandia zebra isolate NMK-2024a linkage group LG22, Mzebra_GT3a, whole genome shotgun sequence:
- the zdhhc3b gene encoding palmitoyltransferase ZDHHC3, translating into MKSPAHRTRDIERQAGYLKREHCTPPPPRTGSDTMWFIRDSCGIVCGIITWLLVFYAEFVVVFVMLLPAKNVAYSLFNGVLFNGLAFLALASHAKAMCTDPGAVPKGNATKEFIESLQLKPGQVVYKCPKCCSIKPDRAHHCSVCKRCIKKMDHHCPWVNNCVGESNQKYFVLFTMYIALISFHALFMAAFHFVFCIEEDWAKCSNFSPPATVILLILLCFEGLLFLIFTAVMFGTQVHSICTDETGIEQLKKEERRWAKKSKWMNMKVVFGHPFSIAWLSPFATPDHGKADVYQYIV; encoded by the exons ATGAAGAGCCCGGCGCACCGCACCAGGGACATTGAGCGCCAAGCTGGCTACCTGAAGCGCGAGCACTGCACCCCTCCTCCACCGCGCACCGGCTCCGACACCATGTGGTTCATCCGCGACAGCTGCGGCATCGTGTGTGGCATCATCACCTGGCTCCTGGTCTTCTACGCCGAGTTTGTGGTGGTGTTCGTCATGCTGCTGCCTGCCAAGAACGTGGCCTATAGCCTCTTCAACGGGGTGCTGTTCAACGGCCTCGCCTTCCTCGCCCTTGCTTCCCATGCCAAGGCGATGTGCACAGACCCG GGTGCTGTGCCTAAAGGAAACGCAACCAAAGAGTTCATTGAAAGTTTGCAGCTCAAACCAGGACAGGTGGTGTACAAATGCCCCAAGTGCTGCAGCATCAAGCCAGACAGAGCTCACCACTGCAG TGTGTGTAAACGCTGCATCAAGAAAATGGACCATCACTGCCCCTGGGTGAATAACTGTGTCGGAGAAAGCAACCAGAAATACTTTGTCCTCTTCACA atgTACATTGCACTAATATCTTTCCATGCGTTATTCATGGCGGCCTTCCATTTCGTTTTCTGCATTGAAGAAGACTGGGCGA AGTGCAGCAACTTCTCTCCACCAGCAACTGtcatcctcctcatcctcctctgctTTGAAGGTCTCCTCTTTCTGATCTTCACTGCAGTCATGTTTGGGACTCAGGTCCACTCGATCTGCACTGATGAAACG GGTATCGAGCAGCTgaagaaggaggagaggagatggGCCAAAAAGTCTAAATGGATGAACATGAAGGTGGTGTTTGGCCACCCATTCTCTATAGCCTGGCTGAGCCCCTTTGCAACACCTGACCATGGAAAGGCAGATGTGTATCAGTATATAGTGTGA
- the tmem42b gene encoding transmembrane protein 42, with amino-acid sequence MFPGVFYALLAGFLGAVASSSAKLSLGADYLKGVCETGLRTWGEQRKFRQADETTACDRLHIPLRLLCGGLLFTCNAVMWTFLAKALRYSSSSTRTTVTTTASNFISSAFLGQLIFGEAQITLWWVGISLTFSGLLVLQRVSPQDGQQNTVAKKDE; translated from the exons ATGTTCCCGGGAGTTTTCTATGCACTGCTGGCGGGTTTCCTCGGGGCCGTGGCGTCGTCCTCGGCCAAACTGTCGCTGGGAGCCGACTACCTGAAGGGTGTCTGTGAAACCGGACTCCGGACATGGGGAGAACAGCGGAAATTCAGACAGGCGGACGAAACTACCGCCTGTGACCGG CTTCATATCCCTCTGAGGCTGCTGTGTGGCGGCCTGCTTTTCACCTGCAATGCTGTGATGTGGACCTTCCTTGCCAAAGCACTCAGGTATTCCTCGTCCTCCACCCGAACCACTGTGACCACCACTGCCTCCAACTTCATATCTTCC gcTTTCCTGGGCCAGCTGATCTTTGGGGAAGCCCAGATAACATTGTGGTGGGTTGGGATCTCTCTGACCTTCTCTGGTTTGTTGGTACTGCAGAGGGTTTCGCCGCAGGATGGACAACAGAACACGGTTGCCAAAAAAGATGAATAA